The following proteins are co-located in the Doryrhamphus excisus isolate RoL2022-K1 chromosome 3, RoL_Dexc_1.0, whole genome shotgun sequence genome:
- the nr2f6a gene encoding nuclear receptor subfamily 2 group F member 6a isoform X1: MAMVSGGWGDPNGGTNGLGDKSYLKREDDDGSPQAGGSDMEAGEDDKACVLDCVVCGDKSSGKHYGVFTCEGCKSFFKRSVRRNLSYTCRSNRECQIDQHHRNQCQYCRLKKCFRVGMRKEAVQRGRIPPQPSLSPTLTPLGGASGLGGGEFYNNNNNNGGGGGQPVSELISQLLRAEPYPNSRYGHQYNQQAGPDNAMGIDNICELAARLLFSTVEWARNIPYFPELPVSDQVALLRLSWSELFILNAAQSALPLHMAPLLAAAGFHSSPMSAERVVSFMDQVRVFQDQVDKLTRLQVDSAEYSCLKAIALFSPDACGLTDPVHVESLQEKAQVALTEYERMQYPSQPQRFGRLLLRLPALRAVPASLISQLFFMRLVGKTPIETLIRDMQLSGSSISWPYVPGQ; the protein is encoded by the exons ATGGCCATGGTGAGTGGGGGCTGGGGCGATCCCAATGGCGGCACCAACGGGCTGGGGGACAAGAGCTACCTGAAGAGGGAGGATGACGACGGCTCTCCCCAGGCGGGCGGGAGCGACATGGAGGCAGGAGAGGACGACAAGGCCTGCGTGTTGGACTGCGTGGTGTGCGGGGACAAGTCCAGTGGGAAACATTACGGCGTGTTCACCTGCGAAGGATGTAAAAGCTTCTTTAAGCGGAGCGTCCGCCGGAACCTCAGCTACACGTGCAG GTCTAACAGGGAGTGTCAGATTGACCAGCACCACCGCAACCAATGCCAATACTGTCGCCTCAAGAAGTGTTTCCGTGTCGGCATGCGCAAAGAAG CAGTTCAACGCGGTCGCATCCCACCCCAGCCTAGCCTCAGCCCGACCCTTACGCCTCTAGGTGGTGCCAGCGGCTTGGGAGGCGGAGAattctacaacaacaacaacaacaacggggGCGGCGGGGGCCAGCCTGTGTCGGAGCTCATCTCCCAGCTGCTCAGAGCCGAGCCGTACCCCAACAGCCGCTACGGGCACCAGTACAACCAGCAGGCGGGTCCTGATAACGCCATGGGCATTGATAACATTTGCGAGTTGGCTGCACGGCTGCTCTTCAGCACGGTGGAGTGGGCACGGAACATCCCTTATTTCCCTGAGCTGCCTGTATCCGATCAG GTGGCGCTGCTGAGGTTGAGCTGGAGCGAACTGTTTATCCTCAACGCGGCCCAGTCGGCCTTGCCGCTCCACATGGCGCCCTTGCTGGCGGCGGCGGGCTTCCACTCCTCGCCCATGTCGGCAGAGCGTGTGGTATCTTTCATGGACCAAGTGAGGGTGTTCCAGGACCAGGTGGACAAGCTGACCCGGCTTCAGGTGGACTCTGCAGAGTACAGCTGTCTCAAGGCCATCGCACTGTTCTCACCAG ATGCCTGTGGTCTGACTGATCCAGTCCACGTGGAGTCCCTGCAGGAGAAGGCTCAGGTGGCTCTGACAGAGTACGAGAGGATGCAGTACCCGAGTCAGCCTCAGCGCTTCGGCCGCCTCCTCTTGCGTCTGCCCGCTCTGCGTGCCGTGCCCGCCAGCCTCATCTCCCAGCTCTTCTTCATGCGCCTTGTGGGGAAGACCCCCATCGAGACGCTGATCCGAGACATGCAGCTTTCCGGAAGCTCCATCAGCTGGCCCTACGTGCCGGGCCAGTAG
- the nr2f6a gene encoding nuclear receptor subfamily 2 group F member 6a isoform X3 — MAMAGGSDMEAGEDDKACVLDCVVCGDKSSGKHYGVFTCEGCKSFFKRSVRRNLSYTCRSNRECQIDQHHRNQCQYCRLKKCFRVGMRKEAVQRGRIPPQPSLSPTLTPLGGASGLGGGEFYNNNNNNGGGGGQPVSELISQLLRAEPYPNSRYGHQYNQQAGPDNAMGIDNICELAARLLFSTVEWARNIPYFPELPVSDQVALLRLSWSELFILNAAQSALPLHMAPLLAAAGFHSSPMSAERVVSFMDQVRVFQDQVDKLTRLQVDSAEYSCLKAIALFSPDACGLTDPVHVESLQEKAQVALTEYERMQYPSQPQRFGRLLLRLPALRAVPASLISQLFFMRLVGKTPIETLIRDMQLSGSSISWPYVPGQ, encoded by the exons ATGGCCATG GCGGGCGGGAGCGACATGGAGGCAGGAGAGGACGACAAGGCCTGCGTGTTGGACTGCGTGGTGTGCGGGGACAAGTCCAGTGGGAAACATTACGGCGTGTTCACCTGCGAAGGATGTAAAAGCTTCTTTAAGCGGAGCGTCCGCCGGAACCTCAGCTACACGTGCAG GTCTAACAGGGAGTGTCAGATTGACCAGCACCACCGCAACCAATGCCAATACTGTCGCCTCAAGAAGTGTTTCCGTGTCGGCATGCGCAAAGAAG CAGTTCAACGCGGTCGCATCCCACCCCAGCCTAGCCTCAGCCCGACCCTTACGCCTCTAGGTGGTGCCAGCGGCTTGGGAGGCGGAGAattctacaacaacaacaacaacaacggggGCGGCGGGGGCCAGCCTGTGTCGGAGCTCATCTCCCAGCTGCTCAGAGCCGAGCCGTACCCCAACAGCCGCTACGGGCACCAGTACAACCAGCAGGCGGGTCCTGATAACGCCATGGGCATTGATAACATTTGCGAGTTGGCTGCACGGCTGCTCTTCAGCACGGTGGAGTGGGCACGGAACATCCCTTATTTCCCTGAGCTGCCTGTATCCGATCAG GTGGCGCTGCTGAGGTTGAGCTGGAGCGAACTGTTTATCCTCAACGCGGCCCAGTCGGCCTTGCCGCTCCACATGGCGCCCTTGCTGGCGGCGGCGGGCTTCCACTCCTCGCCCATGTCGGCAGAGCGTGTGGTATCTTTCATGGACCAAGTGAGGGTGTTCCAGGACCAGGTGGACAAGCTGACCCGGCTTCAGGTGGACTCTGCAGAGTACAGCTGTCTCAAGGCCATCGCACTGTTCTCACCAG ATGCCTGTGGTCTGACTGATCCAGTCCACGTGGAGTCCCTGCAGGAGAAGGCTCAGGTGGCTCTGACAGAGTACGAGAGGATGCAGTACCCGAGTCAGCCTCAGCGCTTCGGCCGCCTCCTCTTGCGTCTGCCCGCTCTGCGTGCCGTGCCCGCCAGCCTCATCTCCCAGCTCTTCTTCATGCGCCTTGTGGGGAAGACCCCCATCGAGACGCTGATCCGAGACATGCAGCTTTCCGGAAGCTCCATCAGCTGGCCCTACGTGCCGGGCCAGTAG
- the LOC131125045 gene encoding spidroin-1-like isoform X3, translating into MYSSGYSQVSKYCPQTQKKMQYQSKGKSCGYYLRIIFFFSSLIQSLIIVSLVLFLVYGKEQDSASTARIQDLEESFSRLSIENVALSQQRRNLTNLLNVTLIQNTRNEWDLIRIRQISNISAIIIQNLEKRLQQSNMELMICRNQARFPQTCSQPLIQSIGCNCGLQTEHLNARLELIESNFTQTTQRMRMDLDQIAKERDDLELEAIRLRKEKSVHQNEIEFSRKRCKEDFVQSLSGISNVSRAFLLKIESLFPNYIALQLTCLKQREHLEQIRSNCTSLSREVVDRFQNYLNTVGDQVSEIQTENSHFKAENLRLFDDYRSCSQNRTGLIQQHKQNLEKLQLKHDKDYERLLLEKRRLNGDIEVLENKVNYKNKEVQHLTEQLRQLNMSCMATTRLGGFPGGSSSFGQFGRGGSDGFGSSFNKPGLGSPSLGSTGSGLNRQGSLGLGSPSLGSTGSGLNRPASPGLGSPSLGSTGSGLNRQGSLGLGSPSLGSTGSGLNRPASPGLGSPSLGSTGSGLNRQGSLGLGSPSLGSTGSGLNRPASTGLGSPSLGSTGSGLNRPASTGLGSPSLGSTGSGLNRPASTGLGSPSLGSTGSGLNRPASTGLGSPSLGSTGSGLNRPASTGLGSPSLGSTGSGLNRPASPGLGSPSLGSTGSGLNRPASPGLGSPSLGSTGSGLDRQGSLGLGSPSLGSTGSGLNKQASPGLGSSSPGSTGSGLNRQASPGLGSSSPGSTGSGLNKQGSTGLGSSGLGTTGSGINTLGSTGLGSSGIGSTGSGLNKQGSTGLGSSSLGSTGSRLTTLGSTGSGLNKLGSTGLGSSSLGSTGLGLNKLGSSGLGTSSLGSANTGQSKPGSGVGRGTANGSPLGAGRTSSPGGGSVNIAQHLLDLQRIINPSYSSEERQDLSRMLG; encoded by the exons ATGTACAGTAGCGGTTACTCCCAGGTGTCCAAGTACTGCCCGCAGACCCAAAAGAAGATGCAGTACCAGTCGAAGGGCAAGAGCTGCGGCTACTACCTGAggatcatcttcttcttctcctcactGATTCAGTCGCTCATCATCGTCAGCTTAGTGCTCTTTTTGGTCTACGGCAAGGAGCAGGACTCGGCATCAACGGCGCGCATACAGGACCTGGAGGAGAGCTTCAGCCGACTCTCCATCGAGAACGTCGCGCTCAGTCAGCAGAGGCGGAACCTCACCAATTTACTCAACGTCACCCTGATCCAGAATACCCGCAATGAATGGGACCTGATTAGGATTCGACAAATCTCCAACATCTCTGCCATTATTATTCAAAACTTGGAAAAGAGGCTG CAACAGTCAAATATGGAACTGATGATTTGTAGGAACCAGGCACGTTTTCCTCAGACCTGCTCACAACCAC tcattcaaaGTATAGGATGTAACTGCGGGCTGCAGACGGAACACCTGAACGCCAGACTGGAACTCATCGAGTCCAACTTCACACAAACGACACAGAGAATGAGGATGGACTTGGACCAGATTGCGAAAGAACGGGACGACCTTGAGCTGGAGGCCATCCGTCTAAGAAAGGAAAAATCTGTTCATCAAAACGAGATTGAGTTTTCCAGAAAAAGATGCAAGGAAGACTTCGTCCAGTCCTTGAGTGGCATCTCCAACGTCTCCAGAGCCTTTCTACTGAAAATCGAATCTCTCTTTCCCAACTACATTGCACTGCAGCTCACCTGTCTGAAACAGCGAGAGCACCTGGAGCAGATTCGCTCCAACTGCACCAGTCTGTCTCGAGAAGTGGTGGACCGGTTCCAGAACTACTTGAATACCGTCGGAGACCAGGTGTCTGAGATCCAGACCGAGAACAGCCACTTTAAGGCAGAGAACCTGCGACTCTTTGACGACTACCGCTCGTGCAGCCAGAACCGCACGGGTCTGATCCAACAGCACAAACAAAACCTGGAGAAGCTTCAGCTGAAACACGACAAAGACTATGAAAGGCTTCTCCTGGAGAAACGGAGGCTGAATGGAGACATTGAAGTCTTGGAAAATAAGgtcaattataaaaataaagaagtTCAACACCTCACAGAACAACTCAGGCAGCTCAACATGTCCTGCATGGCTACG ACCAGATTGGGAGGATTTCCAGGAGGTTCTTCTAGCTTTGGACAATTTGGTAGAGGAGGGTCAGATGGGTTCGGTTCAAGCTTTAACAAACCTGGCTTGGGCTCTCCCAGTCTTGGTTCTACTGGGTCAGGATTAAACAGGCAAGGGTCGCTTGGTTTGGGCTCTCCCAGTCTTGGTTCTACTGGGTCAGGATTAAACAGACCAGCATCACCTGGCTTGGGCTCTCCCAGTCTTGGTTCTACTGGGTCAGGATTAAACAGGCAAGGGTCGCTTGGCTTGGGCTCTCCCAGTCTTGGCTCAACTGGGTCAGGATTAAACAGACCAGCATCACCTGGCTTGGGCTCTCCCAGTCTTGGTTCTACTGGGTCAGGATTAAACAGACAAGGGTCGCTTGGCTTGGGCTCTCCCAGTCTTGGTTCTACTGGGTCAGGATTAAACAGACCAGCATCAACTGGCTTGGGTTCTCCCAGCCTTGGCTCAACTGGGTCAGGATTAAACAGACCAGCATCAACTGGCTTGGGCTCTCCCAGTCTTGGCTCAACTGGGTCAGGATTAAACAGACCAGCATCAACTGGCTTGGGCTCTCCCAGTCTTGGTTCAACTGGGTCAGGATTAAACAGACCAGCATCAACTGGCTTGGGCTCTCCCAGTCTTGGTTCAACTGGGTCAGGATTAAACAGACCAGCATCAACTGGCTTGGGCTCTCCCAGTCTTGGTTCAACTGGGTCAGGATTAAACAGACCAGCATCACCTGGCTTGGGCTCTCCCAGTCTTGGTTCAACTGGGTCAGGATTAAACAGACCAGCATCACCTGGCTTGGGTTCTCCCAGCCTTGGTTCAACTGGGTCAGGATTAGACAGGCAAGGGTCGCTTGGCTTGGGCTCTCCCAGCCTAGGTTCAACTGGGTCAGGGTTAAACAAACAAGCATCACCTGGCTTGGGTTCCTCCAGTCCCGGCTCAACTGGGTCAGGATTAAACAGACAAGCATCACCTGGCTTGGGTTCCTCCAGTCCAGGTTCTACTGGGTCAGGATTAAACAAACAAGGGTCAACTGGGTTAGGCTCTTCGGGTCTTGGAACAACTGGGTCAGGAATAAACACGCTAGGATCAACTGGGTTGGGCTCTTCCGGCATAGGTTCAACGGGGTCAGGATTAAACAAACAGGGATCAACTGGGTTAGGTTCTTCCAGTCTGGGCTCTACTGGGTCACGGTTAACCACACTTGGGTCAACTGGGTCTGGTTTAAATAAACTAGGATCAACTGGTTTGGGCTCCTCGAGTCTTGGTTCCACTGGTTTAGGATTGAACAAACTAGGATCATCTGGGTTGGGCACCTCGAGTCTTGGCTCGGCTAACACCGGCCAAAGTAAGCCAGGAAGCGGGGTAGGGAGAGGAACAGCAAATGGATCTCCACTTGGAGCAGGAAGGACCAGTAGTCCTGGAGGTGGATCAG TCAACATCGCCCAGCACCTTCTAGACCTGCAGCGCATCATCAACCCGTCTTACTCCTCTGA GGAGAGACAAGATCTTTCCAGAATGTTGGGTTAG
- the nr2f6a gene encoding nuclear receptor subfamily 2 group F member 6a isoform X2 produces the protein MAMVSGGWGDPNGGTNGLGDKSYLKREDDDGSPQAGGSDMEAGEDDKACVLDCVVCGDKSSGKHYGVFTCEGCKSFFKRSVRRNLSYTCRSNRECQIDQHHRNQCQYCRLKKCFRVGMRKEVQRGRIPPQPSLSPTLTPLGGASGLGGGEFYNNNNNNGGGGGQPVSELISQLLRAEPYPNSRYGHQYNQQAGPDNAMGIDNICELAARLLFSTVEWARNIPYFPELPVSDQVALLRLSWSELFILNAAQSALPLHMAPLLAAAGFHSSPMSAERVVSFMDQVRVFQDQVDKLTRLQVDSAEYSCLKAIALFSPDACGLTDPVHVESLQEKAQVALTEYERMQYPSQPQRFGRLLLRLPALRAVPASLISQLFFMRLVGKTPIETLIRDMQLSGSSISWPYVPGQ, from the exons ATGGCCATGGTGAGTGGGGGCTGGGGCGATCCCAATGGCGGCACCAACGGGCTGGGGGACAAGAGCTACCTGAAGAGGGAGGATGACGACGGCTCTCCCCAGGCGGGCGGGAGCGACATGGAGGCAGGAGAGGACGACAAGGCCTGCGTGTTGGACTGCGTGGTGTGCGGGGACAAGTCCAGTGGGAAACATTACGGCGTGTTCACCTGCGAAGGATGTAAAAGCTTCTTTAAGCGGAGCGTCCGCCGGAACCTCAGCTACACGTGCAG GTCTAACAGGGAGTGTCAGATTGACCAGCACCACCGCAACCAATGCCAATACTGTCGCCTCAAGAAGTGTTTCCGTGTCGGCATGCGCAAAGAAG TTCAACGCGGTCGCATCCCACCCCAGCCTAGCCTCAGCCCGACCCTTACGCCTCTAGGTGGTGCCAGCGGCTTGGGAGGCGGAGAattctacaacaacaacaacaacaacggggGCGGCGGGGGCCAGCCTGTGTCGGAGCTCATCTCCCAGCTGCTCAGAGCCGAGCCGTACCCCAACAGCCGCTACGGGCACCAGTACAACCAGCAGGCGGGTCCTGATAACGCCATGGGCATTGATAACATTTGCGAGTTGGCTGCACGGCTGCTCTTCAGCACGGTGGAGTGGGCACGGAACATCCCTTATTTCCCTGAGCTGCCTGTATCCGATCAG GTGGCGCTGCTGAGGTTGAGCTGGAGCGAACTGTTTATCCTCAACGCGGCCCAGTCGGCCTTGCCGCTCCACATGGCGCCCTTGCTGGCGGCGGCGGGCTTCCACTCCTCGCCCATGTCGGCAGAGCGTGTGGTATCTTTCATGGACCAAGTGAGGGTGTTCCAGGACCAGGTGGACAAGCTGACCCGGCTTCAGGTGGACTCTGCAGAGTACAGCTGTCTCAAGGCCATCGCACTGTTCTCACCAG ATGCCTGTGGTCTGACTGATCCAGTCCACGTGGAGTCCCTGCAGGAGAAGGCTCAGGTGGCTCTGACAGAGTACGAGAGGATGCAGTACCCGAGTCAGCCTCAGCGCTTCGGCCGCCTCCTCTTGCGTCTGCCCGCTCTGCGTGCCGTGCCCGCCAGCCTCATCTCCCAGCTCTTCTTCATGCGCCTTGTGGGGAAGACCCCCATCGAGACGCTGATCCGAGACATGCAGCTTTCCGGAAGCTCCATCAGCTGGCCCTACGTGCCGGGCCAGTAG